Below is a genomic region from Armatimonadota bacterium.
TTTATCACTGCGGCTGGATGTCACTGCGTAAATTTCCGTGCGGTTGCATGTCGAGAGAACACAGACTTCCGATACACATTCACTCGATCTCAGTGAGCGGAGCGCATCGGCCAGATCGGCCTCCCCGATAGCGAGTTTCTCACGAACCTCAATTGGGGCTGAATTGTGGTTTACACCGACTGCGACTAAATACAATGCTGAGCCATCTCCCTTGCCTGCTCGCCATGACCGGCTTTAAGCAACTCGAGTATACCGCTTTCGATGAGCCTGCTAAACGCGGCCTCTCGCTGGGCATGCGACCTGTAGCGTCTCTTGACCTGCTCACGAAACTCCCCCATCAGATCTACAAACGCTTCGTACTCAGGCCCGTATGCCTGCTCCAACTGCTCGCGGATGCGCATGCTCAATGCGGGGCTTTTGCCCGAGGTAGTCACAGAGATCACAAGGTCGCCCCTGCGGCATGTCGCGGGAACTATGAAGCTGCACAGTTTGGGGTCGTCAACCACGTTTACAGGTATGCCCTGCCCCGCTGCATCATGAGAGACTGCTGCATTGACTGATCTGTCATCAGTTGCTGCGAATACAAGTGAGCATCCTGTAATGTCGTCGGGTTCGTAGGATCGTCTATGTAATATGACGCCGTCCACGCTTTCGAGTTCCGCGCATATATTGGGAGAAATGACGGACACGACAGCGCCCGCCTCGCGCAGAGACTGAGCTTTGCGCAGCGCCACCTGACCGCCGCCGACTAAAAGGCATTTCTTTCCGGTCAGATCAAGCATTATCGGGTAATATCCCATCAGTATCCTCAAAAATAGTTGAGAGCGGAGAGCCAAGATATCATCGCTCAGTTATTGCAAGCGATCCGCCGATCAATATCAATATCGTGCCTGCCCAGAGCAGCAATATAAACGGTTTCTTGGCCACCTCTATTACAACTTTCTCAGCGATGCCGTTTCCGCTCACCCCAAGCTGCACGCCAGCGGTCATAGTACGCATATCAGGCCCGCCATTGCTGACAAAACGCTGAAACGCAAACGTGTAGCCATCGACTTTCGCAGGCTTGTCTCGGCTGAGCGTGATCTCTACCGGCTTACCGTGTCCCGAATCGTATTCAAGGCGCACAAGGTGAGATTCGACCTGCATACCGATCAGCGTAACCCTGGATTGTGTGCCGGGTATCGTAAAGGGCAGCGCCGCCCAGCCACTCTCGGTCATGGACGCGACTGGGGTGATTGTGTTACTTTCGATATCACCGGGCGATATATACATGTCGCCGGTC
It encodes:
- a CDS encoding bifunctional precorrin-2 dehydrogenase/sirohydrochlorin ferrochelatase, whose translation is MGYYPIMLDLTGKKCLLVGGGQVALRKAQSLREAGAVVSVISPNICAELESVDGVILHRRSYEPDDITGCSLVFAATDDRSVNAAVSHDAAGQGIPVNVVDDPKLCSFIVPATCRRGDLVISVTTSGKSPALSMRIREQLEQAYGPEYEAFVDLMGEFREQVKRRYRSHAQREAAFSRLIESGILELLKAGHGEQAREMAQHCI